The DNA sequence TAGAGGGTTTTAGCAATGTATGAGAGAAATTATGATTTATTGAAAAGTAAGTTTGGTGAGTTTTTCCTGCCAACTTTATTTACTTCCATGGCTGGAAATATTTGTCTGTTTGTTGATTCTTTGATTGTGAGTTTTTTGATTGGATCATCAAACCTTTCTGCAATTCAGTTGGTTGCTCCGGTAATTACATTCGTTAATTTAATTTACTGGATGATTGGATTGGGCGGCAGTGTGTTGTGTTCTGTTTCAAAAGCTGAATTCAATGATGATAAAAGCAATAGTTACTTTTCGGTTTCGATTATTTCTCTTTTAGCTATTGGAATTCTGATTACTATTGTGGGACTGTTATTTTCTGGCAGTATTGTGCAATTTCTGTGTTCCTCACAGCCGGAATTGAGTCCTTTAGTTAGTCAATATTTTGTGATGATAATTTTAGGAATGCCTTTTTTATGTTATATGATGAGTTTATCTTATTTCATTCGTGCTGATGGAATTCCTAATTTACCTTTTAGGGCAATTCTTCTTGCAAATATTGTTAACATATGCTGTGATGTATTATATATGGGTGTCTTTAAAATTGGATTGGGTGGTGCTGCATTAGCTACTAC is a window from the Methanobrevibacter sp. genome containing:
- a CDS encoding MATE family efflux transporter, producing MYERNYDLLKSKFGEFFLPTLFTSMAGNICLFVDSLIVSFLIGSSNLSAIQLVAPVITFVNLIYWMIGLGGSVLCSVSKAEFNDDKSNSYFSVSIISLLAIGILITIVGLLFSGSIVQFLCSSQPELSPLVSQYFVMIILGMPFLCYMMSLSYFIRADGIPNLPFRAILLANIVNICCDVLYMGVFKIGLGGAALATT